A window of Bufo gargarizans isolate SCDJY-AF-19 chromosome 9, ASM1485885v1, whole genome shotgun sequence contains these coding sequences:
- the NAA10 gene encoding N-alpha-acetyltransferase 10 isoform X1 yields MNIRNARPEDLMNMQHCNLLCLPENYQMKYYFYHGLSWPQLSYIAEDENGKIVGYVLAKMEEDPDDVPHGHITSLAVKRSHRRLGLAQKLMDQASRAMIENFNAKYVSLHVRKSNRAALHLYSNTLNFQISEVEPKYYADGEDAYAMKRDLTQMAEEQLRKQMELKDKSRPQPLTSIENKSDNRSGHVGDCCRDEKCMSNAGKRDVTEDSGDSKDVSEVSEATESTDVKDSSEASDSAS; encoded by the exons ATGAATATCCGGAACGCACGG CCCGAGGACCTGATGAACATGCAGCACTGCAATCTGCTGTGCTTACCAGAGAACTACCAGATGAAGTATTACTTCTACCATGGATTATCCTGGCCGCAG CTGTCATACATTGCAGAAGATGAGAATGGAAAAATAGTTGGTTATGTCCTGGCAAAAAT GGAGGAGGATCCAGATGACGTTCCTCATGGCCATATCACCTCATTA GCTGTAAAGCGCTCACACAGAAGACTAGGTCTGGCTCAGAAGTTGATGGACCAGGCTTCCAGAGCAATGATTGAGAACTtcaatgccaaatatgtgtctttACATGTGCGAAAAAG TAATCGAGCGGCTCTGCATCTGTATTCCAACACGTTGAATTTCCA AATCAGTGAAGTAGAGCCCAAGTACTATGCCGACGGTGAAGATGCCTACGCCATGAAGCGGGATCTCACTCAAATGGCCGAAGAG CAGCTCAGGAAACAGATGGAGTTGAAGGATAAAAGCCGCCCGCAGCCCCTCACTTCTATAGAGAATAAATCTGACAACCGATCTGGGCACGTAGGGGATTGCTGCCGTGATGAGAAATGCATGAGCAACGCTGGAAAGCGCGACGTCACCGAGGACAGCGGCGACAGCAAGGATGTCAGCGAAGTCAGCGAGGCCACGGAGAGCACTGACGTCAAGGACAGCTCCGAGGCTTCAGACTCTGCCTCCTAA
- the NAA10 gene encoding N-alpha-acetyltransferase 10 isoform X2, protein MNIRNARPEDLMNMQHCNLLCLPENYQMKYYFYHGLSWPQLSYIAEDENGKIVGYVLAKMEEDPDDVPHGHITSLAVKRSHRRLGLAQKLMDQASRAMIENFNAKYVSLHVRKSNRAALHLYSNTLNFQISEVEPKYYADGEDAYAMKRDLTQMAEELRKQMELKDKSRPQPLTSIENKSDNRSGHVGDCCRDEKCMSNAGKRDVTEDSGDSKDVSEVSEATESTDVKDSSEASDSAS, encoded by the exons ATGAATATCCGGAACGCACGG CCCGAGGACCTGATGAACATGCAGCACTGCAATCTGCTGTGCTTACCAGAGAACTACCAGATGAAGTATTACTTCTACCATGGATTATCCTGGCCGCAG CTGTCATACATTGCAGAAGATGAGAATGGAAAAATAGTTGGTTATGTCCTGGCAAAAAT GGAGGAGGATCCAGATGACGTTCCTCATGGCCATATCACCTCATTA GCTGTAAAGCGCTCACACAGAAGACTAGGTCTGGCTCAGAAGTTGATGGACCAGGCTTCCAGAGCAATGATTGAGAACTtcaatgccaaatatgtgtctttACATGTGCGAAAAAG TAATCGAGCGGCTCTGCATCTGTATTCCAACACGTTGAATTTCCA AATCAGTGAAGTAGAGCCCAAGTACTATGCCGACGGTGAAGATGCCTACGCCATGAAGCGGGATCTCACTCAAATGGCCGAAGAG CTCAGGAAACAGATGGAGTTGAAGGATAAAAGCCGCCCGCAGCCCCTCACTTCTATAGAGAATAAATCTGACAACCGATCTGGGCACGTAGGGGATTGCTGCCGTGATGAGAAATGCATGAGCAACGCTGGAAAGCGCGACGTCACCGAGGACAGCGGCGACAGCAAGGATGTCAGCGAAGTCAGCGAGGCCACGGAGAGCACTGACGTCAAGGACAGCTCCGAGGCTTCAGACTCTGCCTCCTAA